One genomic window of Paenisporosarcina antarctica includes the following:
- a CDS encoding aromatic acid exporter family protein, whose amino-acid sequence MQFRRFRIGYRTLKTAVGASIAMLIAMFLDLDYYSSAFILTVLCIQPTKRKSLRAVYSRIISTIIGVGFAFIFFEGIAYNPIVFGLLILLFIPTLVSFRLQDGFVSSVVILLHLFDAKSLTMSLMWNEFQLMAVGFGVALLVNMYMPDIEKDLKKYRLDLESLYAKIFHEVALYLRNGDSNWDGKELVQVSEVIEKGKALAYQDVENHLNRRQNLHYLYFDMREQQFEIIERVLPKITALPVTISHSQLVADFIEDLANHVHSGNTAHRFISKLDEVKEEFSTMPLPKDHENFLAMAALYQFIEEMEQYLRIKSNFIGFTTKKKTASKD is encoded by the coding sequence ATGCAATTTAGACGATTTCGTATCGGCTATCGCACGCTAAAAACAGCAGTAGGTGCAAGTATTGCCATGCTGATCGCAATGTTTTTAGACTTGGATTATTACAGTTCTGCTTTTATATTAACTGTGTTATGTATTCAACCAACCAAAAGGAAGTCATTGCGGGCCGTATATTCCCGTATTATTTCGACTATTATTGGTGTGGGATTTGCTTTCATCTTTTTCGAAGGTATAGCGTATAATCCAATTGTTTTCGGTCTTTTAATATTACTTTTTATTCCAACTCTTGTGTCTTTTAGACTTCAAGATGGTTTTGTTTCGAGTGTGGTAATACTTCTGCATTTATTTGACGCGAAATCCTTGACAATGTCGTTGATGTGGAACGAATTTCAATTGATGGCTGTCGGCTTTGGTGTCGCATTGCTCGTAAATATGTACATGCCAGACATTGAAAAAGATTTAAAAAAATATCGTTTAGACCTCGAATCTTTGTACGCAAAGATTTTTCATGAAGTTGCGTTGTATTTACGTAATGGTGATTCGAATTGGGATGGGAAAGAACTTGTACAAGTATCTGAAGTGATTGAAAAAGGCAAAGCTCTCGCCTATCAAGATGTAGAGAATCATTTAAATAGAAGACAAAATTTGCATTATCTTTATTTCGATATGCGAGAACAACAGTTCGAAATAATTGAAAGAGTTCTTCCAAAGATTACAGCGTTACCTGTTACTATTTCTCATTCACAACTTGTAGCGGACTTTATTGAAGATTTGGCGAACCATGTGCATTCCGGAAATACGGCACATCGTTTTATTTCCAAACTAGATGAAGTTAAAGAAGAATTTTCTACAATGCCATTACCTAAAGATCATGAAAACTTTTTAGCTATGGCTGCACTGTACCAGTTTATTGAAGAAATGGAACAATATTTACGGATAAAAAGTAACTTTATTGGCTTCACTACGAAAAAAAAGACAGCTTCGAAGGACTAA
- a CDS encoding DNA polymerase IV, with amino-acid sequence MTSIKRGNARIIFHIDMNSFYASVEQSYDISLKGKAIAIAGNPKERRGILVTCSYEARAKGVYTTMSVWEAKRKCPELILLPPNFERYRIASHAMFEVLRTYTKQVEPVSIDEGYMDVTNIDSNLNALQIADDIQKRLLMELDLPCSIGIAPNKFLAKTASNMKKPMGITILRKRDIDKMLWPLPVLDMHGVGESTAKKMYSIGLQTIGDIAKAEEGVLKEALGKNGIRLKKCANGLDDRLVDPDSVYDTKSVGNSTTLPSDENELQELKKVFKRLSTQVANRLEAKRLAGPTVSIQIRDTDWRNSSRSQSFQNLVYEKEKIFEIAWSLFTKNWDGQPIRLLGVTVSNVVDRVDSTEQLSIYNFEEHAKEEPILNLVESLQQRFGKEMITRGQTQARKPTYESKTSFSKDFLDDHKDREKK; translated from the coding sequence ATGACAAGCATAAAACGAGGGAATGCTCGTATAATTTTTCATATTGATATGAATAGTTTTTATGCATCTGTTGAGCAATCATACGATATAAGCTTAAAAGGTAAAGCTATTGCCATTGCAGGGAATCCGAAGGAACGTAGAGGGATTTTAGTGACATGTTCTTACGAGGCACGTGCAAAAGGTGTATACACAACGATGAGCGTCTGGGAAGCGAAACGTAAATGCCCTGAGCTGATATTATTGCCCCCTAACTTTGAACGGTACCGAATCGCATCTCACGCTATGTTTGAAGTGCTAAGAACTTATACCAAACAAGTGGAGCCGGTTTCGATAGATGAAGGATATATGGATGTCACAAATATCGACAGCAATCTCAATGCACTGCAAATAGCAGACGACATTCAAAAGAGATTGCTAATGGAACTTGACTTACCTTGTTCTATTGGAATTGCTCCGAATAAATTTTTAGCTAAGACGGCGTCAAACATGAAGAAACCGATGGGCATTACAATTTTGCGTAAACGTGATATAGATAAGATGTTATGGCCACTTCCAGTTCTAGACATGCATGGTGTAGGTGAAAGTACGGCAAAAAAAATGTATAGTATTGGGTTACAAACTATAGGAGATATCGCGAAAGCCGAAGAAGGTGTATTAAAAGAAGCTCTTGGGAAAAATGGTATTCGATTGAAAAAATGTGCAAATGGACTCGATGACCGTTTAGTAGATCCTGATTCTGTGTATGATACGAAGAGTGTAGGCAATTCAACGACATTGCCTAGTGATGAGAACGAACTTCAAGAATTAAAAAAAGTGTTTAAACGATTAAGTACACAAGTAGCCAATAGGCTAGAAGCAAAGCGCTTAGCAGGTCCAACGGTTTCAATACAAATTCGTGATACAGATTGGCGAAATTCTTCGCGTAGTCAATCGTTTCAGAATCTAGTTTATGAAAAAGAAAAGATTTTTGAAATAGCTTGGTCTTTATTTACTAAAAATTGGGATGGACAGCCTATACGTCTCTTAGGTGTGACAGTAAGCAATGTGGTAGATCGTGTGGACTCAACTGAGCAACTATCTATTTATAATTTTGAAGAACACGCTAAAGAAGAGCCGATTTTAAATTTAGTCGAATCACTTCAACAAAGATTTGGCAAAGAAATGATTACTAGAGGTCAAACTCAAGCTAGAAAGCCAACCTATGAGTCTAAAACGAGTTTTAGTAAAGACTTTTTAGATGATCATAAAGATAGGGAGAAGAAATGA
- the prli42 gene encoding stressosome-associated protein Prli42 translates to MRNESFRKFIVYLMIIMMVLSSALFGLSLFF, encoded by the coding sequence ATGCGTAACGAAAGTTTCCGAAAGTTCATCGTCTATTTAATGATTATCATGATGGTATTATCTAGTGCATTGTTTGGTTTAAGCTTATTCTTTTAA
- the meaB gene encoding methylmalonyl Co-A mutase-associated GTPase MeaB, with product MEGQENQQKSAMNVMNGLNSKHDGVGQATRKQFRRTSKKEISVDEFSREILLGSRFHLAKAITLLESTVSEDKRTGQLLLQELLPHTGKSIRIGITGVPGAGKSTFIEAFGIYLCNKGFKVGVLAIDPSSSLSGGSILGDKTRMEELVRYENAFIRPSPTAGTLGGVHKKTRETMLLCEAAGYDVILIETVGVGQSETIVRGMVDFFMLMVLTGAGDELQGMKKGIMELADLLVVHKADGDNTKMSKKTAAEYEQILHFLQPATPGWTTKAMPVSSVENKGIHEVWEDICSFKEKLIDSGVFIERRQSQTKEWFHTMITDRLMDNFYGLPETKTQVKFLEKEILQGDITVSQAVENLFPVDSKT from the coding sequence ATGGAAGGTCAAGAGAATCAACAGAAAAGTGCTATGAACGTTATGAATGGCCTCAACTCAAAGCATGACGGAGTGGGACAAGCGACCCGAAAGCAATTTCGACGGACATCTAAAAAAGAGATTTCTGTCGATGAATTTTCTCGTGAAATTCTTCTTGGTTCTAGGTTCCATTTGGCTAAAGCCATCACGTTACTTGAAAGTACTGTTTCTGAAGACAAAAGAACAGGTCAACTATTATTACAAGAACTTCTCCCGCACACTGGAAAGAGCATTCGAATAGGTATAACGGGTGTTCCTGGTGCAGGGAAAAGTACGTTTATTGAAGCGTTCGGAATATATTTATGTAATAAAGGCTTTAAAGTAGGAGTACTCGCCATAGATCCGAGTTCAAGTCTTTCTGGAGGCAGTATATTAGGTGATAAAACAAGAATGGAAGAGCTCGTTAGATATGAGAACGCATTTATTCGTCCATCACCTACGGCAGGAACGTTAGGTGGGGTTCATAAAAAAACACGGGAAACCATGTTACTTTGTGAAGCTGCAGGCTATGACGTAATTTTAATTGAAACGGTCGGTGTGGGACAAAGCGAAACAATTGTGCGCGGCATGGTCGACTTCTTTATGTTGATGGTATTAACAGGTGCTGGGGATGAATTACAAGGTATGAAAAAAGGCATAATGGAATTAGCTGATTTGCTAGTCGTGCACAAAGCTGATGGCGACAATACGAAAATGTCGAAGAAAACCGCAGCTGAGTATGAGCAAATTCTTCATTTCCTACAACCTGCTACTCCAGGTTGGACTACCAAAGCTATGCCTGTCTCTTCCGTTGAAAACAAAGGAATACATGAAGTATGGGAAGATATTTGTTCTTTTAAAGAGAAGTTAATTGATTCAGGTGTTTTTATAGAACGTCGTCAATCTCAAACAAAAGAGTGGTTTCATACTATGATTACAGATCGATTAATGGACAATTTTTATGGATTACCAGAAACGAAAACACAAGTTAAATTTCTCGAAAAAGAAATATTACAAGGTGATATTACGGTGTCACAAGCAGTTGAAAATTTATTTCCTGTCGATAGTAAAACTTAG
- the mce gene encoding methylmalonyl-CoA epimerase, producing the protein MKKVDHIGIAVRNLDETIPYYTDILGLKVLKIEEVTSEAVRVAFIDAGNVKLELLEPMSEKSAIHAFIEKKGEGIHHIAFGVEGIEERMIELREKGIRILNEQPKIGAGGAQVAFLHPKSSYGVLYELCDKSGLKG; encoded by the coding sequence TTGAAAAAGGTCGATCATATCGGTATCGCCGTTAGAAATTTAGATGAAACAATCCCTTACTATACAGATATTCTAGGTTTAAAAGTATTAAAGATTGAAGAAGTTACATCTGAAGCAGTTCGTGTGGCTTTCATCGATGCAGGTAATGTCAAACTAGAGTTACTAGAGCCTATGTCAGAAAAAAGTGCGATTCATGCATTTATTGAAAAAAAAGGTGAGGGCATTCATCATATTGCTTTTGGAGTCGAAGGTATTGAAGAACGGATGATTGAACTACGCGAAAAAGGCATTCGTATATTAAATGAACAACCGAAAATTGGAGCGGGCGGTGCACAAGTTGCATTCTTACATCCTAAATCTTCATATGGTGTGCTATATGAATTATGTGATAAAAGCGGTCTAAAGGGGTAA
- a CDS encoding BrxA/BrxB family bacilliredoxin — MNMDFNLLMNDIVRQARGEMEASGYEQLTTPEDVEKAFARKGTSLVMINSVCGCAGGIARPSAANAVHYDKRPDHLVTVFAGQDKEATAQARMLFGEEHLPSSPSFVLLKDGQAVAEVGRHEIEGHDPMSVITHIQALFEEHCDEL; from the coding sequence ATGAACATGGATTTTAACTTATTAATGAATGATATAGTACGTCAAGCACGTGGTGAAATGGAAGCTAGCGGCTACGAGCAATTGACGACTCCAGAAGATGTTGAAAAAGCATTTGCTCGTAAAGGTACTTCACTAGTCATGATTAACTCGGTGTGTGGTTGTGCGGGTGGCATAGCCCGTCCATCTGCTGCGAACGCGGTTCACTACGATAAACGCCCAGATCATTTAGTGACAGTATTTGCAGGACAAGATAAAGAAGCCACTGCTCAAGCACGTATGCTATTTGGAGAAGAACACTTGCCATCATCACCTTCATTTGTTCTTTTAAAAGATGGACAAGCTGTCGCTGAAGTTGGCCGCCACGAAATTGAAGGTCATGATCCAATGTCAGTAATCACACATATTCAAGCACTTTTTGAAGAACATTGTGACGAACTATAA
- a CDS encoding M20/M25/M40 family metallo-hydrolase — protein MTNQRLVDEFLELIQIDSETKHEQIIAPILKRKLEDLGFDVIEDDSAAKSGHGAGNLIATLKGTKSDVDTIYFTSHMDTVVPGKGIKPELREDGYIYSDGTTILGADDKAGIAALLDMAKRLKEESIEHGDIQFIITAGEESGLQGAKEMDTSLITAKYGFAVDSDGKVGGIVTAAPYQAKLWTTIRGKTAHAGVAPEKGISAINIAAKAISRMSLGRIDEETTANIGSFEGGRATNIVCDEVNILSEARSIVPDKLNKQTEHMKSTFEETAKEMGGIAEVEVKLMYPGFRFGPEEHVTQVALQAVKNIGLTSTLATSGGGSDANIIAGFGIPTVNLSVGYEDIHTKNERMPINELEKLSDLLVEIVKVSATQA, from the coding sequence TTGACCAATCAACGATTAGTTGATGAATTTTTAGAACTTATACAAATTGATTCTGAAACAAAACATGAGCAAATTATTGCGCCTATTCTAAAAAGAAAATTAGAAGATTTAGGTTTTGATGTAATTGAAGATGATTCAGCTGCTAAAAGTGGTCATGGTGCAGGGAACTTAATCGCAACTTTAAAAGGAACTAAATCTGATGTAGATACGATTTATTTCACATCACACATGGACACAGTGGTTCCGGGTAAAGGAATTAAACCTGAACTTCGTGAAGATGGTTATATTTATTCGGATGGAACAACTATTTTAGGTGCAGACGACAAAGCTGGTATTGCCGCTCTATTAGATATGGCAAAACGTTTGAAAGAAGAGTCAATTGAACATGGGGATATTCAGTTTATTATTACTGCTGGAGAAGAGAGTGGTTTGCAAGGCGCGAAAGAAATGGACACTTCTCTAATTACCGCGAAATATGGCTTTGCTGTAGACTCCGATGGGAAAGTGGGAGGTATTGTTACAGCAGCTCCTTACCAAGCGAAATTATGGACAACCATTCGCGGGAAAACGGCACATGCTGGTGTGGCACCTGAAAAAGGTATTTCCGCAATAAACATCGCAGCTAAAGCTATTTCAAGAATGTCTCTTGGTCGAATTGATGAAGAAACAACTGCTAATATCGGCAGTTTTGAAGGTGGTCGTGCAACGAACATCGTCTGTGATGAAGTGAATATTTTATCAGAAGCTCGATCAATTGTTCCCGACAAATTAAACAAACAAACGGAACATATGAAATCAACTTTTGAAGAAACAGCCAAAGAAATGGGTGGCATAGCTGAAGTAGAAGTGAAGCTGATGTATCCTGGATTCCGTTTTGGTCCTGAAGAACATGTTACTCAAGTAGCTCTTCAAGCAGTAAAGAATATAGGTCTTACTTCAACTCTAGCAACTAGTGGTGGAGGAAGTGACGCAAATATTATAGCTGGGTTCGGCATTCCTACTGTTAATTTGTCAGTTGGCTATGAAGACATTCATACGAAAAATGAACGTATGCCTATAAATGAACTTGAGAAATTGTCTGATTTGCTTGTGGAAATTGTAAAAGTTTCTGCTACACAAGCTTAA
- a CDS encoding acyl-CoA carboxylase subunit beta, producing the protein MDIYEKINDLYDRKREIELGGGDERIEKQHAKGKLTARERIDLLVDKGTFVELNPFVEHRTVDFGMDTQNGPGEGVVTGYGKVNGRAIYLFSQDFTVFGGALGEMHAMKIANVMDLAAKNGAPFIGLNDSGGARIQEGVLSLDGYGHIFYRNTIYSGVIPQISVILGPCAGGAVYSPAITDFVFMVDKTSQMFITGPKVIETVTGEKISSEDLGGSKVHNAISGNAHFRAETEQEILQQVRDLLSFLPQNNDEKPPRLEVDNLDDYRPDLTDVVPFDAIRPYDIRRVVEQVVDQDSFMEVQKEFARNVVIGLARIKGEVVGLVCNQPKVMAGGLDINSSDKAARFIRFCDSFNIPIITFEDVTGFFPGIKQEHGGIIRHGAKILYAYSEATVPKMTVILRKAYGGAYVALNSKSIGADLVFAWPNAEIAVMGPQGAANVIFSREIAQSDNPEQTRATKIEEYREKFANPYVAAARGMVDDVIDPRETRIKLIQALDMMRNKKETRPAKKHGNIPL; encoded by the coding sequence ATGGATATTTATGAGAAAATTAATGACTTATACGATCGTAAGCGTGAAATTGAGCTTGGGGGCGGAGACGAACGAATTGAAAAGCAACATGCAAAAGGTAAATTAACAGCTCGTGAACGTATTGATTTATTAGTAGATAAAGGGACGTTTGTTGAATTAAACCCATTTGTTGAACATCGTACGGTTGATTTTGGTATGGACACTCAAAATGGTCCTGGAGAAGGTGTCGTAACAGGTTATGGTAAAGTAAATGGTCGTGCCATTTATTTATTCTCACAAGACTTTACCGTTTTTGGTGGAGCACTTGGTGAAATGCATGCAATGAAAATTGCCAACGTTATGGATTTAGCTGCTAAAAACGGTGCTCCCTTTATTGGCTTAAATGATTCGGGTGGTGCGCGTATTCAAGAAGGAGTCCTATCACTTGATGGCTACGGACATATTTTCTATCGCAACACAATCTATTCAGGCGTTATTCCACAAATATCTGTAATATTGGGTCCTTGTGCTGGTGGAGCTGTGTATTCTCCGGCTATTACGGATTTTGTTTTTATGGTAGATAAAACGAGTCAAATGTTTATTACTGGTCCGAAAGTAATTGAAACTGTTACAGGTGAAAAAATTTCTTCTGAAGACTTAGGTGGTTCAAAAGTACATAATGCCATCAGTGGTAATGCTCATTTCCGTGCAGAAACGGAACAAGAAATATTACAACAAGTTAGAGACTTATTAAGTTTCTTACCTCAAAATAATGATGAGAAACCACCTCGACTTGAAGTAGACAATCTGGACGATTATCGTCCAGATTTAACGGATGTCGTTCCTTTTGATGCGATTCGTCCTTATGATATTCGGAGAGTCGTTGAACAAGTTGTGGATCAAGATTCTTTCATGGAAGTCCAAAAAGAATTTGCTCGTAATGTCGTAATCGGACTTGCTCGAATTAAAGGTGAAGTCGTCGGGTTAGTATGTAATCAACCAAAAGTAATGGCTGGTGGTCTTGATATCAATTCTTCAGATAAAGCAGCTCGTTTTATTCGATTCTGTGATTCCTTTAATATTCCAATCATTACGTTTGAAGATGTAACTGGATTTTTCCCTGGAATTAAGCAAGAGCACGGAGGAATTATTCGTCATGGTGCTAAAATTTTGTATGCGTATTCAGAAGCAACTGTTCCGAAAATGACCGTCATTTTGCGAAAAGCTTATGGTGGGGCATATGTAGCACTTAACTCGAAGTCAATTGGTGCGGATCTAGTGTTTGCTTGGCCAAATGCAGAGATTGCGGTAATGGGTCCTCAAGGGGCTGCAAACGTAATCTTTTCCCGGGAAATCGCGCAAAGCGACAATCCTGAACAAACCCGTGCGACAAAAATCGAGGAATATCGCGAGAAATTCGCAAATCCTTATGTAGCTGCTGCTCGAGGTATGGTAGATGATGTTATAGATCCTCGGGAAACACGTATTAAACTTATTCAAGCGCTAGATATGATGCGCAATAAAAAAGAAACACGACCAGCCAAAAAGCATGGGAATATCCCACTATAA